The following coding sequences lie in one Spinacia oleracea cultivar Varoflay chromosome 1, BTI_SOV_V1, whole genome shotgun sequence genomic window:
- the LOC130464248 gene encoding uncharacterized protein has product MSSGSPCASKKCYCGIPSKMLTSWTTDNPGRKFLTCKFSDVHTGRKGCGWFYWVDPDVVEWQRVVTNELMVEKRLLKTELRIMMTELQKLEDDKALLVAANERLERICNGGVAGMKGAEDKGQQISHSGVMFEADELMFGWMDLDADLLSDLVADLRSD; this is encoded by the exons ATGTCGAGTGGGTCTCCTTGTGCTTCAAAAAAATGTTATTGTGGCATTCCATCCAAGATGTTGACATCGTGGACAACTGATAACCCGGGGAGGAAATTCTTGACTTGTAAGTTCTCTGATGTTCACACTGGTAGAAAAGGTTGTGGCTGGTTTTATTGGGTTGATCCTGATGTTGTGGAGTGGCAAAGAGTCGTGACGAATGAATTGATGGTGGAGAAGAGATTGCTGAAAACAGAGTTGAGGATCATGATGACTGAATTGCAGAAGTTAGAGGATGACAAAGCCCTTCTTGTTGCTGCCAATGAGAGGCTTGAAAGGATATGCAATGGTGGAGTGGCTGGAATGAAGGGGGCAGAGGATAAGGGCCAACAAATTTCCCATTCT GGAGTGATGTTTGAGGCTGATGAGTTGATGTTTGGCTGGATGGACCTGGATGCTGACTTGCTGTCTGACCTGGTTGCTGACTTGAGGTCTGACTGA